A single region of the Geobacillus subterraneus genome encodes:
- a CDS encoding glycine--tRNA ligase produces the protein MAATMEEIVAHAKHRGFVFPGSEIYGGLANTWDYGPLGVELKNNIKRAWWKKFVQESLYNVGLDAAILMNPRTWEASGHLGNFNDPMVDCKQCKARHRADKLIEQALEEKGIEMIVDGLPLAKMDELIREHGIACPECGSRDFTNVRQFNLMFKTYQGVTESSANEIYLRPETAQGIFVNFKNVQRTMRKKLPFGIAQIGKSFRNEITPGNFTFRTREFEQMELEFFCKPGEELKWFDYWKQFCKEWLLSLGMNEEHIRLRDHTKEELSHYSNATTDIEYQFPFGWGELWGIASRTDYDLRRHMEYSGEDFHYLDQETNERYVPYCIEPSLGADRVTLAFMIDAYDEEELEDGTTRTVMHLHPALAPYKAAVLPLSKKLGDGARRIYEELAKHFMVDYDETGSIGKRYRRQDEIGTPFCITYDFESEQDGQVTVRDRDTMEQVRLPIGELKAFLEEKIAF, from the coding sequence ATGGCTGCAACCATGGAAGAAATCGTAGCCCACGCAAAACATCGCGGCTTCGTGTTTCCAGGGTCGGAAATTTACGGCGGGCTGGCGAATACGTGGGATTACGGCCCGCTCGGCGTCGAGCTGAAAAACAACATTAAACGGGCGTGGTGGAAAAAGTTCGTCCAAGAATCGCTGTACAACGTCGGTTTGGACGCCGCCATTTTAATGAACCCGAGAACGTGGGAAGCGTCTGGCCACTTAGGCAACTTCAACGATCCGATGGTCGACTGCAAACAGTGCAAAGCGCGCCATCGCGCCGACAAATTGATTGAGCAGGCACTTGAGGAAAAAGGGATCGAGATGATTGTTGACGGCTTGCCGCTAGCGAAAATGGATGAGCTGATCCGCGAGCATGGCATCGCCTGTCCCGAATGCGGCAGCCGCGACTTTACGAACGTGCGCCAATTCAACTTAATGTTCAAAACGTACCAAGGCGTCACCGAGTCGAGCGCCAACGAAATTTATTTGCGCCCGGAGACGGCGCAAGGCATTTTCGTCAACTTTAAAAACGTCCAGCGCACGATGCGCAAAAAATTGCCGTTTGGCATCGCGCAAATCGGCAAAAGCTTCCGCAACGAGATCACGCCAGGGAATTTTACGTTCCGCACGCGCGAGTTCGAACAAATGGAGCTCGAATTTTTCTGCAAACCGGGCGAAGAGCTGAAATGGTTCGACTACTGGAAGCAATTTTGCAAAGAATGGCTGTTGTCGCTCGGCATGAACGAAGAACATATCCGCCTGCGTGACCATACGAAAGAAGAGTTGTCCCACTACAGTAACGCCACGACCGATATCGAGTATCAGTTCCCGTTCGGCTGGGGCGAGCTGTGGGGCATCGCGTCGCGCACTGACTACGACTTAAGGCGGCATATGGAATACTCCGGAGAGGATTTCCATTATCTCGACCAAGAAACGAACGAACGCTACGTGCCGTACTGCATTGAGCCGTCGCTTGGCGCCGACCGCGTCACGCTGGCGTTTATGATCGATGCCTATGACGAGGAAGAACTGGAAGACGGAACGACCCGGACGGTGATGCATTTGCATCCGGCGCTCGCGCCGTACAAGGCGGCCGTCTTGCCGCTGTCGAAAAAGCTTGGCGACGGCGCGCGCCGCATTTATGAGGAACTCGCGAAACATTTCATGGTTGACTACGACGAAACCGGCTCGATCGGCAAGAGGTATCGCCGCCAAGACGAAATCGGCACGCCGTTTTGCATTACGTACGATTTTGAGTCCGAACAAGACGGCCAAGTCACCGTCCGCGACCGCGATACGATGGAACAAGTGCGGCTGCCGATTGGAGAGCTCAAAGCCTTTTTGGAGGAAAAAATCGCTTTTTGA